In the genome of Streptacidiphilus rugosus AM-16, one region contains:
- a CDS encoding alpha/beta fold hydrolase: protein MPAAPGDGFEPALPGLYAGGPPAEFVPLLDAMAASVRPETLRTQLPLMAEADLRDVLPAVTVPTLLLWGERDARSPLTVARQFHEAIPGAELVVIPGAGHVSNLERPEEFNRAVREFCSAHS, encoded by the coding sequence ATGCCGGCCGCACCGGGCGATGGGTTCGAACCGGCCCTGCCCGGGCTCTACGCCGGCGGGCCGCCCGCCGAGTTCGTACCGCTGTTGGACGCGATGGCCGCCTCCGTACGCCCGGAGACCCTGCGTACGCAGCTGCCCCTCATGGCCGAGGCGGACCTGCGGGACGTCCTGCCCGCCGTCACGGTGCCGACCCTCCTCCTCTGGGGAGAACGGGACGCGCGCTCGCCGCTGACGGTCGCACGGCAGTTCCACGAGGCGATCCCGGGTGCCGAACTCGTCGTGATCCCGGGCGCGGGGCACGTCAGCAACCTGGAACGACCTGAGGAGTTCAACCGCGCGGTGCGCGAGTTCTGCTCCGCCCACTCCTGA
- a CDS encoding isochorismatase family protein — protein MTTLGNRPNSALLVVDVQSGVVAEAHARDVVVANVRGLVEKARQEAVPVVWVQHSDDGLVRGSDEWALVPELVPGDGEALVEKNYGDSFEDTTLEAVLSGLGVGRLFVVGAQTDACIRSTIHGALARGYDTILVADAHTTEDLSQWGAPPPAQVIAHTNMYWSDQTAPGRTAGTVESGSVDFGGAGV, from the coding sequence ATGACAACGCTCGGGAACCGCCCCAACTCCGCGCTCCTTGTCGTCGACGTGCAGAGTGGCGTCGTCGCGGAGGCGCACGCGCGGGACGTGGTCGTCGCGAACGTGCGGGGACTCGTCGAGAAGGCACGTCAGGAAGCGGTGCCGGTCGTGTGGGTACAGCACTCCGACGACGGACTCGTCCGAGGGAGCGACGAGTGGGCGTTGGTCCCCGAGCTGGTGCCGGGCGACGGCGAAGCGCTCGTCGAGAAGAACTACGGCGACTCGTTCGAGGACACCACGCTGGAGGCGGTGCTCTCCGGACTCGGGGTCGGCCGGTTGTTCGTCGTCGGCGCGCAGACCGACGCCTGCATCCGCTCGACCATCCACGGTGCGCTGGCCAGGGGGTACGACACGATCCTGGTCGCGGACGCCCACACGACCGAGGACCTGTCCCAGTGGGGTGCGCCGCCGCCGGCGCAGGTTATCGCGCACACGAACATGTACTGGTCCGATCAGACGGCGCCCGGTCGCACAGCCGGGACCGTCGAGAGCGGCAGCGTCGATTTCGGGGGAGCGGGCGTCTGA